In Mangifera indica cultivar Alphonso chromosome 1, CATAS_Mindica_2.1, whole genome shotgun sequence, a single genomic region encodes these proteins:
- the LOC123224143 gene encoding TOM1-like protein 5, producing the protein MATELVNSATSEKLSEVDWAKNIEICESVARDHRQAKDVIKAIKKRLGSKNSNAQLYAVMLLEMLMNNIGEHIHKQVIDAGILPILVKIVKKKSDMPVRERIFLLLDATQTSLGGASGKFPQYYNAYYELVSAGVQFPQRPNTVPPGHPPSHVKESSTLNRELAASRHEGGAVAPQSENVPESSIIQKASNALEVLKEVLDAVDSHSPEGAKDEFTLDLVEQCSFQKQRVMHLVITSRDEKVVSQAIDLNEQLQKALTRHDALLSGRSTPTVNRPTPTANHFNQEEPYVSARSMSTANHVNHEEEEEEEAEQLFRRIRKGKARARPEDDDSVERPPVGFFGSSIPADRLNRPLIRPVQADPPYQTNTHPPPVVLPPPPAKHVEREKFFQGKKVDGSGVTGHMRGLSLHSRDASSSRSGSLDFSE; encoded by the exons ATGGCAACTGAGCTTGTTAATTCTGCAACAAGTGAGAAACTTTCTGAAGTGGATTGGgcaaaaaatattgaaatttgtgAATCTGTTGCTCGTGACCACAG GCAAGCTAAAGATGTGATTAAAGCCATTAAAAAACGCTTGGGAAGTAAAAACTCAAACGCCCAACTGTATGCAGTGATG TTGTTAGAGATGTTGATGAACAACATCGGAGAACATATTCATAAACAGGTGATTGATGCAGGAATTCTCCCTATTCTTGTGAAGATAGTGAAGAAAAAG TCAGATATGCCTGTACGAGAgagaatttttcttcttctagatGCCACACAGACCTCCCTTGGTGGTGCTTCTGGAAAGTTCCCCCAATACTATAATGCTTATTATGAATTGGTG AGTGCAGGTGTACAGTTCCCACAAAGACCTAATACTGTACCACCAGGCCATCCTCCTTCACATGTAAAGGAGAGTAGTACACTTAATAGAGAACTTGCCGCCTCTAGACATGAAGGAGGTGCTGTTGCTCCACAGTCAGAGAATGTTCCAGAATCTAG TATCATTCAGAAGGCTAGTAATGCGTTGGAGGTTTTGAAAGAAGTCCTTGATGCAGTTGATTCTCACAGTCCGGAA GGGGCAAAGGATGAGTTTACACTTGATCTTGTGGAACAGTGTTCTTTCCAAAAGCAGCGAGTTATGCATCTTGTAATAACTTCTCG GGATGAGAAGGTGGTTTCTCAAGCAATTGACTTGAATGAGCAGCTCCAGAAAGCTCTCACAAGACATGATGCCCTTCTCTCGGGTAGGTCTACACCAACTGTCAATAGACCTACCCCAACTGCCAATCATTTTAACCAGGAGGAACCCTATGTCTCGGCTCGGTCTATGTCAACAGCCAATCATGTTAATcatgaagaagaggaagaagaggaggCTGAGCAGCTTTTCCGAAG GATAAGAAAAGGAAAGGCACGTGCAAGGCCTGAAGATGATGACTCAGTAGAGCGACCCCCAGTGGGCTTCTTCGGATCTTCAATTCCAGCTGATAGATTGAACCGACCACTTATACGTCCAGTGCAGGCAGACCCACCATATCAAACAAATACACACCCTCCACCAGTTGTGCTTCCACCTCCACCTGCAAAACATGTAGAACGGGAGAAGTTCTTTCAAGGGAAAAAAGTTGACGGATCTGGTGTCACTGGTCACATGAGGGGCCTTTCATTACACAGTCGCGATGCCAGCAGTTCTCGCAGCGGAAGCTTAGACTTTAGTGAATGA